DNA sequence from the Oncorhynchus gorbuscha isolate QuinsamMale2020 ecotype Even-year unplaced genomic scaffold, OgorEven_v1.0 Un_scaffold_3344, whole genome shotgun sequence genome:
TAATTACCCCCTTTATCTTCCCAGGTATTTACCCCCCTCCTTTATCTTCCCAGGTATTTACCCCCCTCCTTTATCTTCCCAGGTATTTACCCCCCTCCTTTATCTTCCCAGGCAggtatttacccccccccccctcctttatcttcccaggtatttacccccctccccccttatcTTCCCAGGTATTTACCCCCCTCCTTTATCTTCCCAGGTAATTACCCCCTTTATCTTCCCAGGTAATTACCCCTCCTTTATCTTCCCAGGTAATTACCCCTCCTTTATCTTCCCAGGTAATTACCCCCTTTTATCTTCCCAGGTAATTACCCCCTTTATCTTCCCAGGTAATTACCCCCTTTATCTTCCCAGGTAATTACCCCCTTTATCTTCCCAGGTAATTACCCCCCTTTATCTTCCCAGGTAATTACCCCCTTTATCTTCCCAGGTAATTACCCCCCCTTTATCTTCCCAGGTAATTACCCCCTTTATCTTCCCAGGTAATTACCCCCTTTATCTTCCCAGGTAATTACCCCCCTCCTTTATCTTCCCAGGTATTTACCCCCCTCCTTTATCTTCCCAGGTAtttaccccctccccccttatcTTCCCAGGTATTTACCCCCCTCCTTTATCTTCCCAGGTAATTACCCCCTTTATCTTCCCAGGTAATTACCCCTCCTTTATCTTCCCAGGTAATTACCCCTCCTTTATCTTCCCAGGTAATTACCCCCTTTATCTTCCCAGGTAATTACCCCCCTTTATCTTCCCAGGTATTTACCCCCTTTATCTTCCCAGGTATTTACCCCCTTTATCTTCCCAGGTATTTACCCCCTCCTTTATCTTCCCAGGTAATTACCCCCCTTTATCTTCCCAGGTATTTACCCCCTTTATCTTCCCAGGTAATTACCCCCCTTTATCTTCCCAGGTATTTACCCCCCTCCCTTATCTTCCCAGGTATTTACCCCCCTCCTTTATCTTCCCAGGTAATTACCCCCTTTATCTTCCCAGGTAATTACCCCTCCTTTATCTTCCCAGGTAATTACCCCCTCCTTTATCTTCCCAGGTAATTACCCCCTTTATCTTCCCAGGTAATTACCCCCTTTATCTTCCCAGGTAATTACCCCCTTTATCTTCCCAGGTAATTACCCCCTTTATCTTCCCAGGTAATTACCCCCTTTATCTTCCCAGGTAATTACCCCCCTTTATCTTCCCAGGTAATTACCCCCTTTATCTTCCCAGGTAATTACCCCCTTTATCTTCCCAGGTAATTACCCCCTTTATCTTCCCAGGTAATTACCCCCCCTACATCACTGGTTATAATGTACAGAACGAGACATCAACATGAACAGAGTCCTGTAGTAGCTCATATTCTGGATCGGAGAACTTTATATTGTAGAtattgtagtatattatattgtaATACAGTGTATGTAGAGTAGctttatggagggagagaggcctCTGAAAGGAGGAGACGTCAGGATTCAGGtaaaggtgagtccaggtgaTCAGGTTATTCTGCCGCTGCCTTCCTCTTCTCTAACAGATTCTTCAGGAAGAActcacctgagagagaagagagaggagaggagaatgagaggggtggagaatgagaggggtggagaatgagaggggtggagaggggtggagaatgagaggagtgtgtgtctgggtctctgtgtgggtctctgtgtgggtctctgtgtgggtCTGACCTGCTCTGTATGAGGAACGCACTAAGGGTCCGCTGGCTGTGTAGACGAATCCcatctccttccccacctcctcccaGTGGACAAACCTCTCAGGAGTCACATACTcctccacctacacacacacacacacacacacacacacacacacacacacacacacacacacacacacacacacacacacacagttattctGAACTGAAATCCTGCTGCCTGGGTGGttggctctgtgtgtatgtgtgtgtgtgtgctgtacctTGAGGTGGCGTTTAGTGGGCTGCATGTACTGTCCCAGTGTTAGACAATCCACTCCTGCCTCTCTCAgctctgtcaacaacaacaacaacaccgtTACTGGTGACAAATATATCATATCTGTTCGTCTCtccctgacgtgtgtgtgtgtgtgtgtgtgtgtgtgtgtgtgtgtgtgtaccggtcAGTGTGTTATAAATCTGGCGGTCCGTCTCtctcagacgtgtgtgtgtgtgtgtgtgtgtgtgtgtgtgtgtgtgtgtgtgtgtgtgtgtgtgtgtgtgtgtgtgtaccagtcagTGTGTTATAAATCTGCAGGTCCGTCTCTCCGagacgtgtgtatgtgtgtgtgtaccagtcgGTGTGTTATAAATCTGTCGGTCCGtctcagacgtgtgtgtgtgtgtgtgtgtgtgtgtgtaccggtcAGTGTGTTATAAATCTGCAGGTCCGTCTCtcccagacgtgtgtgtgtgtgtgtgtgtgtgtgtgtgtgtgtgtgtgtgtgtgtgtgtgtgtgtgtgtgtgtgtgtgtgtgtgtgtaccggtcAGTGTGTTATAAATCTGCAGGTCCGTCTCTCCGAGACCCAACATGATGGAGGTCTTGGTGAGAATGTCTGGTTTGACGGCCTTGGCGTGACGCAGGACATTCAGGGATTGGTCGATGTTCGCCCGCGGATCACGGACGTGTCTGTGGGTTCAAAAGGTCATAAAATGATTTCTTTTCCGTCAGTAAGTTACGGACAATATATTCAGACTCGACGGTGAACTGCAAAAACCGTTGAAACcagtcccaaatggtgccctattccctatgaagtgcaccctattccctatgaagtgcaccctattccctatgaagtgcaccctattccctatgaagtgcacttcATTTGAcatgcgccctattccctatgaagtgcaccctattccctatgaagtgcaccctattccctatgaagtgcaccctgttccctatgaagtgcaccctattccctatgaagtgcaccctgttccctatgaagtgcaccctgttccctatgaagtgcaccctgttccctatgaagtgcaccctattccctatgaagtgcaccctgttccctatgaagtgcaccctgttccctatgaagtgcgccctattccctatgaagtgcaccctattccctatgaagtgcaccctattccctatgaagtgcaccctGTTGCCTAtgaagtgcaccctattccctatgaagtgcaccctattccctatgaagtgcaccctgttccctatgaagtgcaccctgttccctatgaagtgcaccctgttccctatgaagtgcaccctattccctatgaagtgcaccctattccctatgaaaccctattccctatgaagtgcaccctattccctatgaagtgcactaagTTGGACCAGAGTCCATTATATGAAGGTTATTGTCTAGGATAGACGTGGTCCAACAGTCAAGTTTCTATTTAAAAATTGGGGGGCGTTTTGCTGCCACCTGCTGGTCAGAGTCGGTATTACAACCTCTTAACAAAGACAGTTCCTTCACACCAAGTCCATCGTCTCCTTCCCACTTCCGGGTGGACAGGAAGTCTACTGCACcatggggggaagggggggggagggggggcaaATACGGTTCACTGGGGAATCCATGAAGAAAAATAGAAGTAGCCTGGAAACCAGAACCTGTTGTgttaacattccactccttgtactcgGTGTCACTGGAATGATGGGAGAAACAGACTGGAACCCAGGCTACAGCTGTTTCCTTTCATTGGGTTCACAGTGGAGCAGGTCAGGGAGAAACAGACTGGAACCCAGGCTACAGCTGTTTCCTTTCATTGGGTTCCCAGTGGAGCAGGTCAGGGAGAGCCAGCCAGCCGGCCAGCCAGCCAGACGGCCAGCCAGCCGGCCAGCCAGACGGCCAGCCAGACGGCCAGCCAGCCAaacggccagccagccagccgtaCATTGACCAGGGTCCTAACAGTATAGCCATGCTTTAGAGTCTACGTCGCCTATGGGCCCGAGTCAAACGTAGTcccctgtatagggaatagggtcacgTAGGGGTCAGGGCCCGAGTCAAACGTAGTcccctgtatagggaatagggtcacgTAGGGGTCAGGGCCCAAGTCAAACGTAGTcccctgtatagggaatagggtcacgTAGGGGTCAGGGCCCAAGTCAAACGTAGTcccctgtatagggaatagggtcacgTAGGGGTCAGGGCCAGAGTCAAACGTAGTcccctgtatagggaatagggtcacgTAGGGGTCAGGGCCCGAGTCAAACGTAGTcccctgtatagggaatagggtcacgTAGGGGTCAGGGCCCGAGTCAAACGTAGTcccctgtatagggaatagggtcacaTAGGGGTCAGGGCCCGAGTCAAACGTAGTcccctgtatagggaatagggtcacgTAAGGGTCAGGGCCCGAGTCAAACGTAGtccctgtatagggaatagggtcacaTAGGGGTCAGGGCCCGAGTCAAACGTAGTcccctgtatagggaatagggtcacgTAGGGGTCAGGGCCCGAGTCAAACGTAGTcccctgtatagggaatagggtcacgTAAGGGTCAGGGCCCGTACCTCTGCAGCTCGCGGACGGTCTCCACATTATGGGCGTAAACGTCCAGCCCTGATTGGGCGATCTTCTCCACCGCCGCCAGGTCTCCTCGGAAATCAGGGGTCAGACATTCCACCATGATCTGGGACTTCCTGGAGGAGACAACAACATTTAGTCAGAGAGACATTCCACCGTGACCTGGGACTTCCTGGATGAGACAACAACATTTAGTCAGAGAGACATTCCACCGTGACCTGAGACTTCCTGGATGAGACAACAACATTTAGTCAGAGAGACATTCCACCGTGACCTGAGACTTCCTGGATGAGACAACAACATTTAGTCAGAGGGGTCAGACATTCCACCATGATCTGGGACTTCCTAGATGAGACAACAACATTTAGTCAGAGGGGTCAGACATTCCACCGTGACCTGGGACTTCCTGGAGGAGACAACAACATTTAGTCAGAGGGGTCAGACATTCCACCATGATCTGGGACTTCCTGGATGAGACAACAACATTTAGTCAGAGAGACATTCCACCGTGATCTGGGACTTCCTGGATGAGACAACAACATTTAGTCAGAGGGGTCAGACATTCCACCGTGACCTGAGACTTCCTGGATGAGAC
Encoded proteins:
- the LOC124027539 gene encoding lipoyl synthase, mitochondrial, with translation MGDTCTRGCRFCSVKTARQPSPLDPDEPYNTAKAIAAWGLDYVVLTSVDRDDIADGGAEHFAKTVSNLKERKSQIMVECLTPDFRGDLAAVEKIAQSGLDVYAHNVETVRELQRHVRDPRANIDQSLNVLRHAKAVKPDILTKTSIMLGLGETDLQIYNTLTELREAGVDCLTLGQYMQPTKRHLKVEEYVTPERFVHWEEVGKEMGFVYTASGPLVRSSYRAGEFFLKNLLEKRKAAAE